From Buchnera aphidicola (Aphis helianthi), the proteins below share one genomic window:
- the argB gene encoding acetylglutamate kinase, whose protein sequence is MNSLVIKLGGVLLESDNAMMGLFKAIYDYQKSNKRNILIIHGGGRLIDNLMNKLSLPITKKNGLRITPSEHINVITGALSGTANKILLAWALKNKINAVGLCLSDGQSTNIEILDKDLGHVGKVKPGSPVFLLNLCEQGILPIISSIGITNDGKLMNVNADLAATAIAKTLGAHLILLSDISSILDGKGQRIKEINNVEAKKLISQGIITNGMIVKVNAALDAAKTLHNSVDIASWQNTEDLKLLFNGVNIGTRVLI, encoded by the coding sequence ATTAATTCCTTAGTTATTAAATTAGGTGGAGTTCTTTTAGAAAGCGATAACGCAATGATGGGTTTGTTTAAAGCCATTTATGATTATCAAAAATCTAATAAACGAAATATTTTAATAATTCATGGAGGTGGACGATTAATAGATAATTTAATGAATAAATTATCTTTACCTATTACTAAAAAAAATGGCTTACGTATTACGCCTTCTGAACATATTAATGTTATTACAGGAGCTTTATCTGGAACAGCTAATAAAATTCTCTTGGCGTGGGCATTAAAAAATAAAATAAATGCTGTAGGTTTATGCTTATCTGATGGGCAAAGTACAAATATAGAAATATTAGATAAAGATTTAGGTCATGTAGGTAAAGTTAAACCAGGTTCTCCTGTTTTTTTATTAAATTTATGTGAGCAAGGTATTTTACCAATTATTAGTTCTATAGGTATTACAAATGATGGTAAATTAATGAATGTAAATGCAGATTTAGCTGCAACAGCAATTGCAAAAACTTTAGGAGCTCATTTAATTTTATTATCAGATATTAGTTCAATATTAGATGGAAAAGGACAAAGAATTAAAGAAATTAATAATGTTGAAGCTAAAAAATTAATTTCTCAAGGAATTATTACTAATGGTATGATTGTTAAAGTAAATGCCGCTCTAGATGCAGCTAAAACTTTACATAATTCAGTAGATATTGCTAGTTGGCAAAATACAGAAGATTTAAAATTGTTATTTAATGGTGTAAATATTGGAACACGAGTTTTAATATAG
- the argC gene encoding N-acetyl-gamma-glutamyl-phosphate reductase gives MLNVLIVGASGYSGAELVNYINRHKFARIKKIFLSKDSIDIGKLFSDLHPEYTNIINLSFESIENFALIKNNIDVVFLATDHNVSHTLVPFFIEHNCVVIDLSGAYRINDISIYLEYYGFIHQYKKILKKSVYGLAEWNQKKIKEAKLIAIPGCYATCIQLALKPILESNILSKSYIPIVNAISGVSGAGRKPSINNSFCEVSLSPYNIFTHRHTPEIIAHLGIPIIFIPHLGPFARGIIATITCKLKTNVKLNHIYDIYNIFYKDKSLIRVYQNTFPSIKGIVKLPFCDIGFTIQDEYLVIVTAEDNLLKGAAAQAIQCFNIRFGFNETESII, from the coding sequence ATGTTAAATGTTTTAATTGTCGGCGCTAGCGGGTATTCTGGAGCAGAGTTAGTTAATTATATTAATCGTCATAAGTTTGCTAGAATAAAAAAAATTTTTTTATCTAAAGATAGTATTGACATAGGAAAATTATTTTCTGATTTACATCCAGAATATACAAATATTATAAATTTATCATTTGAGTCTATTGAGAATTTTGCTTTAATTAAAAATAATATAGATGTGGTATTTTTGGCGACAGATCATAATGTAAGTCATACCTTAGTCCCTTTTTTTATAGAACACAATTGTGTTGTAATAGATTTATCTGGTGCATATAGAATAAATGATATTAGTATTTATTTAGAATATTATGGTTTTATTCATCAATACAAAAAAATTTTAAAAAAATCTGTTTATGGATTAGCTGAATGGAACCAGAAAAAAATTAAGGAAGCAAAATTGATTGCTATTCCAGGGTGTTATGCTACTTGTATACAATTAGCGCTCAAACCTATTTTAGAATCTAATATTTTATCTAAATCATATATTCCTATAGTTAATGCTATTAGTGGTGTTAGTGGTGCTGGTAGAAAGCCAAGTATTAATAATAGTTTTTGTGAAGTTAGTTTATCTCCATATAATATTTTTACGCATCGTCATACCCCAGAAATTATAGCACATTTAGGAATTCCAATAATTTTTATTCCACACTTGGGTCCTTTTGCAAGAGGCATTATTGCTACTATTACATGTAAATTAAAAACAAATGTTAAATTAAATCATATTTATGATATATATAATATATTTTATAAAGATAAATCATTAATTAGAGTGTATCAAAATACTTTTCCAAGTATTAAAGGAATAGTAAAATTACCATTTTGTGATATCGGATTTACTATTCAAGATGAATATCTTGTTATTGTAACAGCTGAAGATAATTTATTAAAAGGTGCAGCTGCTCAAGCAATACAGTGTTTTAATATTCGTTTTGGATTTAATGAAACAGAATCAATTATTTAA
- the argH gene encoding argininosuccinate lyase, translating into MSLWGGRFLDESNKLFKEFNASLSFDYILAQEDICASIAWSKSLLETGVLTKTEQKQIEVALICLKQEIYTNPEQILKSDYEDIHSWIESNLIKKIGELGKKLHTGRSRNDQITTDLKLWCKNNIQILSQSILNFQKILILTAESYYDVIMPGYTHLQRAQPITFSYWCLAYIEMFKRDFSRLEDTLKRLNVSPLGSGALSGTGWNIDRDKLALSMGFRSATNNALDSVSDRDYVVELLSSASISMMHLSRFSEDLIFFNSSEANFIELSDSIASGSSLMPQKKNPDALELIRGKCSRVYGSLFSILVVLKGLPLSYNKDMQEDKESLFDAIRTWNNSLLMAILILKNIKVNRLSCYQAAEKGYSNATEVADYLVKKGITFREAHNISGKIVLRAINENKALKDLDLFIFQEYNNLIENDIYDHITLEACIKKRTSKGGVSLNEVQDAIIKEKIRLNIV; encoded by the coding sequence ATGTCACTTTGGGGTGGAAGATTCCTTGATGAATCTAATAAATTATTTAAAGAATTCAATGCTTCTTTATCATTTGATTACATTTTAGCACAAGAGGACATATGTGCTTCAATTGCCTGGTCTAAATCTCTTCTAGAAACTGGTGTTTTAACCAAGACAGAACAAAAACAAATAGAAGTTGCTTTAATTTGTTTAAAACAAGAAATTTATACAAATCCAGAACAAATTCTTAAAAGTGATTATGAAGATATTCATAGTTGGATAGAATCTAATCTTATTAAAAAAATAGGAGAACTAGGTAAAAAATTACATACTGGTAGAAGTCGTAATGATCAAATTACTACTGATTTGAAATTATGGTGTAAAAATAACATTCAAATTTTATCACAAAGTATTTTAAATTTTCAAAAAATACTTATTTTAACTGCCGAATCATATTATGATGTTATAATGCCTGGATATACTCATTTACAACGCGCTCAACCTATTACTTTTTCTTATTGGTGCTTAGCATATATAGAAATGTTTAAACGTGATTTTAGTCGTTTAGAAGATACTTTAAAAAGATTAAATGTTAGTCCATTAGGATCAGGAGCTTTATCTGGTACAGGATGGAATATTGATCGTGACAAATTAGCATTATCTATGGGTTTTAGATCTGCTACTAATAATGCATTAGATAGTGTTTCAGATCGAGATTATGTTGTAGAACTATTATCTTCTGCTTCCATTAGTATGATGCATTTATCTAGATTTTCTGAAGATTTAATTTTTTTTAATTCTAGTGAAGCAAATTTTATCGAATTATCTGATTCTATTGCATCAGGGTCATCGTTAATGCCTCAAAAAAAGAATCCAGATGCTTTAGAATTAATACGTGGAAAATGTAGCCGTGTATATGGATCCTTGTTTTCTATTTTAGTTGTTTTAAAAGGTTTACCATTGTCTTATAATAAAGATATGCAAGAAGATAAAGAAAGTCTTTTTGATGCAATTAGAACATGGAATAATTCCTTGTTAATGGCTATTTTAATTTTAAAAAATATAAAAGTAAATCGTTTATCTTGCTATCAAGCTGCAGAAAAAGGATACTCTAATGCTACAGAAGTTGCAGATTATTTAGTGAAAAAAGGAATTACTTTTCGAGAAGCGCATAATATATCTGGGAAAATAGTATTACGAGCTATAAATGAAAATAAAGCTTTAAAAGATTTAGATTTGTTTATATTTCAGGAATATAATAATCTTATAGAAAACGATATATATGATCATATTACTTTAGAAGCATGTATTAAAAAACGCACATCAAAAGGTGGGGTTTCGTTAAATGAAGTCCAAGATGCAATTATAAAAGAAAAAATTCGATTAAATATTGTATAA
- the nusG gene encoding transcription termination/antitermination protein NusG: MHENPKKKWYVLQAFSGFESRVAQSIREHVKLNKMQEFFGEVMVPSEEVVEIRGGQRRKSEHKFFPGYVLIQMIMTDTTWHLMRNIPRVLGFIGGKSDKPSPISDKEVETIVNRLRQIGDKPRPKTLFEPGEMIRVNDGPFADFNGVVEEVDYEKSRLKVSVSIFGRSTPVELDFRQVEKN; encoded by the coding sequence ATGCACGAAAATCCAAAAAAAAAATGGTATGTTTTACAAGCTTTTTCTGGTTTTGAAAGTCGTGTTGCTCAATCAATACGAGAACATGTGAAATTAAATAAAATGCAAGAATTTTTTGGTGAAGTTATGGTTCCTTCTGAAGAAGTTGTTGAAATTCGAGGTGGACAGCGTAGAAAAAGTGAACATAAATTTTTTCCAGGATATGTTTTAATTCAAATGATTATGACAGATACAACTTGGCATTTAATGAGGAATATTCCTAGAGTACTAGGTTTTATTGGAGGAAAATCAGATAAACCATCACCAATCAGTGATAAAGAAGTAGAAACTATTGTTAATAGACTACGTCAAATTGGTGACAAACCAAGACCTAAAACTTTATTTGAACCTGGAGAAATGATTCGAGTTAATGATGGTCCTTTTGCAGATTTTAATGGAGTTGTCGAAGAAGTAGATTATGAAAAAAGTAGATTAAAAGTATCTGTTTCGATTTTTGGTAGATCTACTCCTGTAGAGTTAGACTTTAGACAAGTTGAAAAAAATTAA
- the cysE gene encoding serine O-acetyltransferase yields the protein MCSTEILELWNIIIYEAKLASKKEPILYRLYKESILKHKKLNYALSYILSTKLSSSIVSRKNMQNIFDTIYLNNFFMLDLVVKDLKAILQRDPVVNNYLIPFLYFKGFHALESYRISHYLWNQKKYALSMYLQSRISTVFSVDIHPAAYIGSGVMLDHATGIVIGEGVVIEDNVSILHSVTLGGTGKNNSKNRHPIIRSKVSIGAGAKILGNIEIGSETKIGAGSVVLKNIPPYVTVAGVPAKIVKKIKNNVNTFSKESQSISLDSIEEFQYGDGI from the coding sequence ATGTGTTCTACAGAAATCTTAGAACTATGGAATATAATAATATATGAAGCTAAACTTGCATCAAAAAAAGAACCAATTTTATATCGATTATATAAAGAAAGTATATTAAAACATAAGAAATTAAATTATGCATTAAGTTATATATTATCAACTAAATTATCTAGTTCAATAGTTTCTAGAAAAAATATGCAAAATATTTTTGATACAATATATTTAAATAATTTTTTTATGTTAGATCTAGTAGTTAAAGATTTAAAAGCTATTTTACAAAGAGATCCAGTTGTAAATAATTATTTAATCCCGTTTTTATATTTTAAAGGTTTTCATGCATTAGAATCATATAGAATAAGTCATTATCTTTGGAATCAAAAAAAATATGCATTATCAATGTATTTACAAAGTAGAATTTCTACTGTTTTTTCAGTTGATATTCATCCAGCTGCATATATTGGTTCTGGAGTGATGTTAGATCATGCAACTGGTATTGTTATTGGGGAAGGAGTTGTTATAGAAGATAACGTTTCTATTTTACACTCTGTTACTTTAGGCGGAACAGGAAAAAATAATAGTAAAAATAGACATCCAATTATTAGAAGCAAAGTTAGTATAGGTGCGGGAGCTAAAATATTAGGAAATATTGAAATTGGTTCTGAAACAAAAATCGGTGCTGGTTCAGTAGTATTAAAAAATATTCCACCATATGTTACAGTTGCTGGAGTGCCAGCTAAGATTGTAAAAAAAATAAAAAATAATGTAAATACTTTTTCTAAAGAAAGCCAAAGTATCTCTTTAGATAGTATAGAAGAATTTCAATATGGAGATGGTATTTAG
- a CDS encoding argininosuccinate synthase, whose amino-acid sequence MTSNLEKVVLAYSGGLDTSAIIPWLKETYKLDVIAFVADIGQSKNDLNDINKKALQSGASSCHIFDLKDDFIENYVFPILKTGALYEGTYLLGTALARPIIAKKQVEFALSIGAKFLCHGATGKGNDQIRFEMAYAALAPHLTVIAPWRQWNLNSRESLLDYLNKKNINTTATLEKIYSKDENAWHISTEGGLLENLWNRTNRDCWSWTTDPENAPDKPEYILLNINQGSVSAINNEHVTPLKCIKELNKIGSKHSIGRLDIVENRIVGIKSRGCYETPGGTIVNTALRAIEQLVFDRESFNWREKIGLEMSTVVYDGRWFTPIRESLQCAANSLASLLNGKVVLKLYKGSVIAVQKKSLCSLYSEEYATFSKDEVYKHSDAEGFIRLFSLSSRIRALNKLK is encoded by the coding sequence ATGACAAGTAATCTTGAAAAAGTTGTATTAGCATATTCTGGTGGTTTGGATACTTCGGCAATTATTCCTTGGTTAAAAGAAACTTATAAACTTGATGTTATTGCTTTTGTTGCAGATATTGGTCAATCTAAAAATGATTTAAACGATATTAACAAAAAAGCATTACAATCTGGTGCATCTAGTTGTCACATTTTTGATTTAAAAGATGATTTCATAGAAAATTATGTTTTTCCTATATTAAAAACAGGTGCTTTATACGAAGGTACTTATTTATTAGGAACAGCCCTAGCCAGACCTATTATAGCAAAAAAACAAGTAGAATTTGCTTTAAGTATTGGAGCAAAGTTTTTATGTCATGGTGCTACTGGGAAAGGTAATGATCAAATTCGATTTGAAATGGCTTACGCAGCATTAGCTCCTCATCTGACAGTAATTGCTCCCTGGCGTCAATGGAATTTAAATTCAAGAGAATCATTATTAGATTATCTAAATAAAAAAAATATTAATACTACAGCAACTTTAGAAAAAATTTATAGTAAAGACGAAAATGCTTGGCATATTTCTACAGAAGGTGGTTTACTTGAAAACCTTTGGAATAGAACTAATAGGGATTGTTGGAGTTGGACTACCGATCCAGAAAACGCTCCAGACAAACCAGAATATATTTTATTAAATATAAATCAAGGCTCTGTGAGTGCGATTAATAATGAACATGTAACTCCTTTAAAATGCATTAAAGAATTAAATAAAATAGGTTCTAAACATTCTATAGGACGATTAGATATTGTTGAAAATAGAATTGTGGGAATTAAATCTAGAGGTTGTTATGAAACTCCAGGTGGTACAATTGTTAATACCGCTTTAAGGGCAATTGAACAGTTAGTTTTTGATCGAGAAAGTTTTAATTGGAGAGAAAAAATTGGTTTAGAAATGTCTACAGTAGTTTATGATGGTAGATGGTTTACTCCAATTCGTGAATCTTTACAATGTGCTGCTAATTCATTAGCTTCTTTATTAAATGGAAAAGTAGTATTAAAATTATATAAAGGAAGTGTGATTGCTGTTCAAAAAAAATCTTTATGTTCATTATATTCTGAAGAATATGCAACTTTTAGTAAAGATGAAGTTTATAAACATTCAGATGCAGAAGGATTTATTCGTTTATTTTCTCTTTCTTCTAGAATACGTGCTTTAAATAAGTTAAAATAA
- the argE gene encoding acetylornithine deacetylase has product MKRKIPSFIQMYESFIKIPTISSEKKTIDQSNKVLIDLLANYFSELNFLIQIINIPNTNKFNMLSSLGIGNGGLLFSGHTDTVDFDENAWTKDPFKLTKKDDKLYGLGVVDMKGFFAFLLDVISSINIKKLKKPIYILATANEETDMSGARYFSQSTNIKPDCIIIGEPTSLKLIKAHKGHISYKIDIIGNTGHSSNPSNGINSIEIAYEVIKNLIDLKKYLQQNYSHQDFSISYPTMNLGSINGGNAINRICSLCSITFEIRPIPKLNLKTLEILLKEKLKKINKKWPNRIFLKNLFFSVPAYEISKKHKIVQKIENFCKIESTTANYCTEAPFLNKIAPTLILGPGSIDQAHYPDEYLHCSFIEPTKNILKQLIIKFCC; this is encoded by the coding sequence ATGAAAAGAAAAATACCTTCTTTTATACAAATGTATGAATCGTTTATTAAAATACCTACAATCAGTAGCGAAAAAAAAACAATAGATCAAAGTAATAAAGTTTTAATTGACTTATTGGCAAATTATTTTTCAGAGTTAAATTTTTTAATACAAATTATAAATATACCTAATACAAATAAATTTAATATGTTATCTTCATTGGGTATAGGTAATGGAGGATTGTTATTTTCAGGTCATACAGATACTGTTGATTTTGATGAAAATGCATGGACTAAAGATCCTTTTAAATTAACCAAAAAAGATGATAAATTATATGGATTAGGTGTAGTTGATATGAAAGGATTTTTTGCTTTTTTATTAGATGTGATATCTTCTATAAATATCAAAAAGCTTAAAAAACCAATTTATATACTTGCTACTGCTAATGAAGAAACAGATATGTCTGGAGCAAGATATTTTTCTCAATCTACAAATATTAAACCAGATTGTATTATTATTGGAGAACCAACGTCTTTAAAATTAATAAAAGCTCATAAAGGTCATATTTCATATAAAATTGACATTATTGGTAATACTGGACATTCCAGTAATCCCTCTAATGGTATTAATAGTATTGAAATTGCATACGAAGTAATAAAAAATTTAATTGATCTTAAAAAATATTTACAACAAAACTATTCACATCAAGATTTTTCTATTTCATATCCGACTATGAACTTAGGATCTATTAATGGTGGTAATGCAATCAATCGAATTTGTTCGTTATGTAGTATAACATTTGAAATACGACCTATACCCAAATTAAACTTAAAAACATTAGAAATTTTATTAAAAGAAAAATTAAAAAAAATTAATAAAAAATGGCCAAATCGAATTTTTTTAAAAAATCTTTTTTTTTCTGTACCTGCATATGAAATATCTAAAAAACATAAAATAGTGCAAAAAATAGAAAATTTTTGTAAAATTGAATCTACAACTGCGAACTATTGCACAGAAGCACCATTTTTAAATAAAATTGCACCTACATTGATTTTAGGGCCTGGTTCAATCGATCAAGCACATTATCCAGATGAATATTTACATTGTTCGTTTATCGAGCCTACAAAAAATATTTTAAAACAACTAATAATTAAATTTTGTTGTTAA
- a CDS encoding rhodanese-like domain-containing protein → MNNILFFISNNLALSAIWLFFLIIIVVLIYKQFYLKEKIINNLDAIKLINEKNATIIDTRSLELYNTGHILNAIHIPLNDISFKKIKELNLSTVVPVILIIHSSNNNNKYIKKFIDNGISNIYILKNGMEAWNTENLPVITNKNNN, encoded by the coding sequence GTGAATAATATATTATTTTTTATATCTAATAATTTAGCACTTAGTGCTATATGGTTATTTTTCTTAATTATTATTGTTGTTTTAATTTATAAGCAATTTTATTTAAAAGAAAAAATAATTAATAATCTTGATGCAATAAAATTAATTAATGAAAAAAATGCTACAATCATCGATACACGATCTTTAGAATTATATAATACAGGTCATATTTTAAATGCTATTCATATTCCATTAAATGATATTTCTTTTAAAAAAATTAAAGAGTTAAATTTATCTACTGTTGTACCTGTAATTCTTATAATACATTCATCAAATAATAATAACAAATATATTAAGAAATTCATTGATAATGGAATAAGTAATATTTACATTTTAAAAAATGGAATGGAGGCCTGGAATACAGAAAATCTTCCTGTGATTACAAATAAAAATAATAATTAA
- the metF gene encoding methylenetetrahydrofolate reductase, whose amino-acid sequence MSFLKNEYHQDIVNQKLSNLNKLIRCSFEFFPPKNIYLEEKLFSSVIQLNKLKPFFFSVTYGANSGERKKTYTIVKKIYEKTGVITAPHLTCVDATPSELEKIAKFYWENGIRSIFALRGDSDNTNHLHQMYAYDLVVLLKKIADFDISVAAYPEIHPEAKNAQSDILSLKKKVDAGANRAITQFFFNTESYLRFRDNCIKNNINVEIIPGILPIYNFSQLKQFSKLTNVHIPSWMFEIFNRLTNDLITQRIIGASIVIDIIKNLSKEGVKNFHFYTLNQSDVVYSICRLFGF is encoded by the coding sequence ATGAGTTTTTTAAAAAATGAATATCACCAAGATATAGTTAATCAAAAATTGAGCAATCTAAATAAGTTAATACGATGTTCTTTTGAATTTTTTCCACCTAAAAACATATATTTAGAAGAAAAATTATTTTCTTCTGTAATTCAATTAAATAAATTAAAACCATTTTTTTTTTCTGTTACCTATGGAGCAAATAGTGGTGAACGTAAAAAAACATATACAATTGTAAAAAAAATATATGAAAAAACAGGTGTTATAACAGCTCCTCATTTAACTTGTGTTGACGCAACACCAAGTGAATTAGAAAAAATAGCGAAATTTTACTGGGAAAATGGTATTCGAAGTATATTTGCATTAAGAGGAGATTCTGATAATACTAATCATCTACATCAAATGTATGCTTATGATTTAGTTGTTTTATTAAAAAAAATAGCTGATTTTGATATTTCTGTAGCAGCATATCCTGAAATACATCCAGAAGCTAAAAACGCACAATCTGATATTTTAAGTTTAAAAAAGAAAGTTGATGCAGGTGCTAATCGAGCTATTACTCAGTTTTTTTTTAATACTGAAAGTTATTTACGTTTTCGAGATAATTGTATTAAAAATAATATAAATGTTGAAATTATACCTGGTATATTGCCTATTTATAATTTTTCACAGTTAAAACAATTTTCTAAATTAACTAATGTTCATATTCCATCTTGGATGTTTGAGATTTTTAATAGATTAACTAATGACTTAATTACTCAAAGAATTATAGGTGCTAGTATAGTTATAGATATTATAAAAAATTTATCTAAAGAAGGTGTAAAAAACTTTCATTTTTATACTTTAAATCAATCAGATGTAGTATATTCTATATGTCGTTTATTTGGTTTTTAA
- the murB gene encoding UDP-N-acetylmuramate dehydrogenase — MHKNKIYQKSLKDLNTFSIDVTAKKIIFVRSIQSLINICKTCNLSNIPYIILGEGSNVLFLENYKGIVIINRIKGIKVKEQINAWLLHVYSGEKWNDLVKYTLRMGFFGLENLALIPGCLGSAAIQNIGAYGLEFKNICQYVDIISLENSKIIRIKKDLCKFSYRDSIFKYKYKDKYAVLAVGIKIYKKWNPIIFKALLKNINITEVNPYKIYNSICQIRKKKLPNVNKLGNAGSFFKNPIISKKKAKKILSLYINIPHYLQIDGSIKISAAWLIEKYNFNNIQIGDAAIYKKQKLILINRKKAHPKEILKLAEIIQKSILKKFKIWLEPEIDFINAMGRIKLLKNI, encoded by the coding sequence ATGCATAAAAATAAAATTTATCAAAAATCTTTAAAAGATTTAAACACATTTTCTATCGATGTAACAGCAAAAAAAATTATTTTTGTTCGAAGTATTCAATCATTAATTAATATTTGTAAAACATGCAATTTATCTAATATTCCTTATATAATTTTAGGGGAGGGTAGTAATGTACTTTTTTTAGAAAATTATAAAGGAATAGTTATAATTAATAGAATTAAAGGTATTAAAGTTAAAGAACAAATAAATGCTTGGTTATTACATGTTTATTCAGGAGAAAAATGGAACGACTTAGTTAAATATACATTAAGAATGGGTTTTTTTGGATTAGAAAACCTAGCATTAATTCCGGGCTGTTTAGGATCTGCTGCTATTCAAAATATTGGCGCATATGGATTAGAATTTAAAAATATATGTCAATATGTTGATATTATTTCTTTAGAAAATTCTAAAATAATAAGAATTAAAAAAGATTTATGTAAATTTTCTTATCGTGATAGTATTTTTAAATATAAGTACAAAGACAAATATGCAGTGCTTGCTGTGGGTATTAAAATATACAAAAAATGGAATCCTATTATTTTTAAAGCACTTTTAAAAAATATAAATATAACAGAAGTAAACCCTTATAAAATATATAATAGTATATGTCAAATAAGAAAAAAAAAATTACCTAATGTAAATAAATTAGGAAATGCAGGTAGCTTTTTTAAAAATCCTATTATTTCTAAAAAAAAAGCAAAAAAAATTTTATCTTTATATATTAATATACCGCATTATTTGCAAATTGATGGATCTATAAAAATTTCAGCTGCTTGGTTAATTGAAAAATATAATTTTAATAACATCCAAATTGGAGATGCTGCTATTTATAAAAAACAAAAACTTATATTAATTAATCGAAAAAAAGCTCATCCAAAAGAAATTTTAAAACTAGCTGAAATAATACAAAAATCTATTTTAAAAAAATTTAAAATATGGTTAGAACCTGAAATAGATTTTATTAATGCTATGGGAAGAATAAAATTATTAAAAAATATTTAA
- the secB gene encoding protein-export chaperone SecB, with translation MIEKQLEKKVFAIQRIYIKDISFEAPNTPAIFEKKCIPTMKFNINTDVKKIKLDIFEIILQVRVIVESKKDLVFLCDVHQAGIFLISKFNEQELKYCIASYCPNILFPYARTCISSLVSYGSFPQLNLAPINFDDILNQNSNLKKDNIDIN, from the coding sequence ATGATAGAAAAACAATTAGAAAAAAAAGTATTTGCAATTCAGAGAATTTATATAAAAGATATTTCTTTTGAAGCACCTAATACACCTGCAATTTTCGAAAAAAAATGTATTCCAACGATGAAATTTAATATAAACACAGATGTAAAAAAAATAAAATTAGATATTTTCGAAATTATTTTACAAGTTAGAGTAATAGTAGAAAGTAAAAAAGACTTAGTCTTTTTATGCGATGTACATCAAGCAGGAATTTTTCTTATTTCTAAATTTAATGAACAAGAGTTAAAATATTGTATAGCTTCATATTGCCCAAATATTTTGTTTCCATATGCTAGAACATGTATATCTAGTTTAGTTTCTTATGGTAGTTTTCCACAATTAAATCTTGCACCGATTAATTTTGATGATATTTTAAATCAAAATTCAAATTTAAAAAAAGATAATATCGACATCAATTGA
- the secE gene encoding preprotein translocase subunit SecE — MSIQISNQKKNKNIEKIKWIFILINFILCILIHCYFNKINLFIRISLIIFLISCTIAILIYTKKGKAILAYINASKSEMQKIIWPKYKETLYTTFIIIFVTIFMSLLLWGLDSIIFRLIAFIISLRL, encoded by the coding sequence ATGAGTATACAAATTTCTAACCAAAAAAAAAATAAAAATATAGAAAAAATAAAATGGATTTTTATACTTATAAATTTTATTTTATGTATTTTAATTCACTGTTATTTTAATAAAATAAATTTATTTATTCGAATTTCGTTAATAATTTTTTTAATTAGTTGTACAATTGCTATTTTAATTTACACAAAAAAAGGCAAAGCTATCCTAGCGTATATAAATGCATCAAAAAGTGAAATGCAAAAAATAATATGGCCTAAATATAAAGAAACTTTATATACTACATTTATCATTATTTTTGTAACAATATTTATGTCACTACTTTTATGGGGTTTAGATAGTATTATATTTCGTTTAATAGCATTTATTATTAGTTTAAGGTTATAA